The following coding sequences lie in one Paenibacillus durus ATCC 35681 genomic window:
- a CDS encoding DUF4280 domain-containing protein, translating into MQVEGAFSVGGSGGEEQKSYVVAGAILSCSCGTQLTRLKIPFSHGVYVKEMPQVNVEDYKPGVNIIHFGNCTNQLNPAVKNGKFDTEGVQKAPCVPVITGPWVNGKFDVLIEEQPALLSHCTNTCIYEGSLIRIEDDGQDLGGVSVGSSGSGAIR; encoded by the coding sequence ATGCAGGTAGAAGGTGCATTTAGCGTAGGCGGAAGCGGCGGTGAGGAGCAGAAATCGTATGTGGTGGCCGGGGCGATTCTAAGCTGCAGCTGCGGGACCCAGCTTACCCGGCTCAAAATCCCGTTCAGCCACGGTGTCTATGTCAAGGAAATGCCGCAGGTGAATGTAGAGGATTACAAGCCGGGCGTAAATATTATCCATTTTGGCAACTGCACCAACCAACTAAACCCAGCGGTAAAGAACGGCAAGTTCGATACTGAGGGAGTCCAGAAGGCACCCTGCGTTCCTGTCATTACCGGTCCATGGGTAAACGGGAAATTCGATGTGCTGATCGAGGAACAACCGGCGCTATTAAGCCATTGCACCAATACCTGCATCTATGAAGGCAGCCTGATCCGGATTGAAGACGACGGACAGGACCTGGGCGGCGTATCTGTCGGCAGCTCGGGGAGCGGGGCAATCCGGTAG